A window of the Microbacterium sp. AZCO genome harbors these coding sequences:
- a CDS encoding aldehyde dehydrogenase family protein encodes MSKRLTVPKTYKLYIGGAFPRSESGRTYEVATPKGGFLANAALASRKDARDAVVAARGAVKGWSGATAYNRGQVLYRVAEILEGRRAQFADEIVGQTGVSRGAAEAEVDEAIDRWVWYAGWCDKFGQVAGNGNPVAGPYFNISVPEPTGVVGVIAPQDTALVGITSAIAPALVSGNSVVVVASQRFPLSAISLAEVLATSDVPAGVVNVLTGSPAEIAPWLASHPDVHGLDLVGAGDLDWIDLQVAAAETLTRVLPPERGADAAAPSLQRITAFTETKTVWHTKSLV; translated from the coding sequence GTGAGCAAGCGGCTGACCGTTCCCAAGACGTACAAGCTCTACATCGGCGGCGCCTTCCCGCGCAGCGAGTCGGGTCGCACGTACGAGGTCGCCACGCCCAAGGGCGGGTTCCTCGCGAACGCGGCTCTCGCGAGTCGCAAGGACGCCCGGGATGCCGTCGTCGCGGCGCGTGGCGCCGTGAAGGGCTGGTCGGGCGCGACCGCCTACAACCGCGGCCAGGTGCTGTATCGCGTCGCGGAGATCCTCGAGGGCCGCCGCGCGCAGTTCGCCGACGAGATCGTCGGGCAGACGGGCGTGTCGCGCGGAGCGGCCGAGGCCGAGGTCGACGAGGCGATCGACCGCTGGGTCTGGTACGCGGGCTGGTGCGACAAGTTCGGCCAGGTCGCGGGCAACGGCAACCCCGTCGCCGGCCCGTACTTCAACATCTCGGTGCCCGAGCCGACGGGCGTCGTCGGCGTCATCGCGCCGCAGGACACCGCGCTCGTCGGCATCACGTCGGCCATCGCGCCCGCGCTCGTGTCGGGCAACTCGGTGGTCGTCGTCGCGTCGCAGCGCTTCCCGCTCTCGGCGATCAGCCTCGCCGAGGTGCTCGCGACCTCGGACGTGCCCGCCGGCGTCGTCAATGTCCTCACGGGCTCGCCGGCCGAGATCGCGCCGTGGCTCGCATCGCACCCCGACGTGCACGGCCTCGATCTCGTCGGCGCGGGCGACCTCGACTGGATCGATCTCCAGGTCGCAGCGGCCGAGACGCTCACACGCGTCCTGCCTCCCGAGCGGGGAGCGGATGCCGCGGCCCCGAGCCTGCAGCGCATCACGGCGTTCACCGAGACGAAGACGGTGTGGCACACGAAGAGCCTCGTCTGA